The segment GGTGCCGAGCAAACCATGGACCAGTTCATCCAGGACAACTTTGCCGGGATGGAAACTTCAGGTCGTGTGGTCACCGGCTACGCCGCCGAGGAAATCCTTGGCGTGGCCAAGGAAGAACAGGCCCACATGATCATCATGGGGACCCATGGCCGCAAGGGCATCGATCGCATCCTGTTCGGGTCCGTGGCGGAGAAGGTGGTCAAGGGGGCTGATATGCCGGTGCTCACTATCCGTCCCAGCTAGGCAGGTTGTTGAAAAATGGCCGTCCGCGTTATTGCTGCAATTCAATCAAATCCTCGTGTATTAGCGATACATGTCGGCCTTGATTGAATTATGCGCCTCGCGACCAACTATTTTTGAACAACCTGCGGGGAATCGCTGTCCATAAGCGTTCGTTTGTTAAGTTGCTGCAATGAGGGCAAACTCTCGTGTATTTGTAATATACGTCGAGCTTGTCCTCTTTTTGCGCCTGGCACCTGACCACCTCTGAATAACCTGCGGAAAGATTGTTCAGGTCAGCCATCTGCTGCGTTAGGTGAATTGTAGGCGAATCTTTGAGCCCTACGAGACCTTGCGCCTTAAGTGTGCTGCGTAAAAGCCAAATTCAGGCCGCCGGGATTCCCGGTGGCCTTTTTATTGAGGCATGGGGCGCGTAGGTGGTTTATTCGGCGCCGATGCAGACGCAGCCACGGATTGGTAAGGTTGTCTCCGTGGTCGCCTTGGCTGTGGGGCCAGGGCTCATGGGCGGGGCCGGAGCATATCCCAGCTGCCCGTGCAGTCCGATATCCATGCACAGGACAAAGTCATGCCCCTTCTTGTCCTTGAATGGAGCAGAGATGGTGAGGCACAGGTTGCCGCTGGCCAGAGAGAGGTATGGGTCGGTGGTGTAGCGCGCCAGGCCGGCCTGGATGGGCAGGTAGTATTCCTTCAGTGAATGATCCGTGCCTTTGGGGGCAGGTTGATAGATGAATCGCCGTTGCTCGGGGATGACCTCCGGGTTGCACATGGTGCTGCTGATCTGGCGCCCCTGAGCATTGAGTATGTATATGCACTCGATGTCCCCGTGACTGTCCAGGCTCTGGGCCAGGAGGGCATCAAAACGGCGTGGAATGCTCTCTGACAGGGGTTCAAGAACCTGCTCAAGGGCTTTGTCATAGGCGGCGTGGACGGCTTTGCGACGACTGATGGTTTCGATGGCCCGCTGACGAAATTTCTTGGCGCATGAACTGATCTTGCGCGGGGCGGCTGGCAGGCTTTTCTCCATGTGTCCGGGCCTGGCAAAATAGAAGCCCTGAAAGATGTCCACTCCAAGTTCCATGAGTTGCAAAACTTCCTCTTCCTGCTCCACTCCCTCGGCCACGATCATGGCGCCAAGGCTGCGACCCAGGCGTGTCAGGGCACGGGCGATCTCGAATTTGTGATATTCCTGATGGATGTTCTGGATCAGGCCGCGATCAATCTTGATCACGTCGGGTTTGATCTGTGGAATGCGGTCGAGGTTGGAATGTCCGGCCCCGATGTCGTCCAGGGCAATGAGAAAGCCCATGGCTCTGTGGCGGTTGATGAATTCCTTGAGAACTTCCACATCCTGGATGCTGGACTCAATGATTTCGATGATGACGTTCTGGGGCTCGAGGCCTGCTGCCTGCGCGGCCAGAGCGAATTTTCCGGAACCTAGCGTTTCCCGGTCAATCAGGGACATGTCGAGATTGACGGAAAGCAGCAGGTCGCGCCGGGTCGAGTACAGGGGAGAGAAGCGGTTCATGGCGACTTCCCGACACAGGCGATCCAGTTGGAGTTGTTCAAGGGGTGTGGTGGGCAGGTTGAACAAGACGCTGGGGGGGAGGGTGATGTCTCGGTCGGGCAAATAGCCTCGGGACAAGGCTTCAACGGCTATAATTCGCTTGTTTTTGATGGAGACAAGCGGTTGAAACAGAGTTCGGATGTTTTCGGGGCGGGCGACGGAGTCGAAACTGAGTTCAAGGGGAGACATGGGAAGACCTTTTTTTGGGAGACCCGGACCGACGGGTGGGGGTGTCGGTCCGGGTCAAGCCGGGAGTTACGGAGCGGTGCGGGTTGCTGCTACGGCATCGATATCGGTGTCACCGGTACGGATGCGCAGTGACCGGGCAATGTCGAGGACGAAAACCACGCCGTCGCCTTCCTTGCCAGTCTGGGCACCGCTCTGGATGGCTTCGAGAGCGGGGTCCAGGAAGTCGTCGTTAATGCCGACTTCAATCCTGATCTTTTTCAAGAGGTTCACTTCCATGGCCACGCCGCGGTAAGTTTCGGTGAAACCTTTCTGGCGGCCGGAGCCCAGCACGTTGGTCACGGTCATGCTGTAGATGCTTTTGGCGTAAAGGGCCTGCTTCACCGCGGTGAGGCGTTCGGGCCTGATGTATGCTACGATGAGTTTCATTGTATTCTCTCCCATCCTTATTCGTTGGAGAAGATCTGGAAGCCGCTGTAGGACTCCATGCCATGTTCGGTGATGTCGAGACCCTTGAGCTCTTCTTCTTCGCTGACGCGCACGCCAACCAGAGCCTTGACCAGTGAGAAGGCGATGAAGCCGGTGCCGAAGGCCCAGACAAACACTGCGCCGACGCCGATCAACTGGGTGACGAGCTGATCCATGCCGCCGCCGTAGAAGATGCCGGTGATGCTGCCAAAGCCGGGGGCTGCAAAGAAGGCAACCATGATGGTACCGTACGCGCCGCATACGCCGTGGACGGA is part of the Desulfovibrio ferrophilus genome and harbors:
- a CDS encoding P-II family nitrogen regulator yields the protein MKLIVAYIRPERLTAVKQALYAKSIYSMTVTNVLGSGRQKGFTETYRGVAMEVNLLKKIRIEVGINDDFLDPALEAIQSGAQTGKEGDGVVFVLDIARSLRIRTGDTDIDAVAATRTAP
- a CDS encoding universal stress protein, with translation MATIKKILCAVDFSDSSAQVAGYAAELGKSLDAEILVLYVAPSLNQYVGFHVPPSSIENFVGGIVDGAEQTMDQFIQDNFAGMETSGRVVTGYAAEEILGVAKEEQAHMIIMGTHGRKGIDRILFGSVAEKVVKGADMPVLTIRPS
- a CDS encoding EAL domain-containing protein gives rise to the protein MSPLELSFDSVARPENIRTLFQPLVSIKNKRIIAVEALSRGYLPDRDITLPPSVLFNLPTTPLEQLQLDRLCREVAMNRFSPLYSTRRDLLLSVNLDMSLIDRETLGSGKFALAAQAAGLEPQNVIIEIIESSIQDVEVLKEFINRHRAMGFLIALDDIGAGHSNLDRIPQIKPDVIKIDRGLIQNIHQEYHKFEIARALTRLGRSLGAMIVAEGVEQEEEVLQLMELGVDIFQGFYFARPGHMEKSLPAAPRKISSCAKKFRQRAIETISRRKAVHAAYDKALEQVLEPLSESIPRRFDALLAQSLDSHGDIECIYILNAQGRQISSTMCNPEVIPEQRRFIYQPAPKGTDHSLKEYYLPIQAGLARYTTDPYLSLASGNLCLTISAPFKDKKGHDFVLCMDIGLHGQLGYAPAPPMSPGPTAKATTETTLPIRGCVCIGAE